A window of Penaeus monodon isolate SGIC_2016 chromosome 40, NSTDA_Pmon_1, whole genome shotgun sequence contains these coding sequences:
- the LOC119598106 gene encoding uncharacterized protein LOC119598106 yields MASGVTLADSSLLPVPEPLTINVTPCTDFQGPPKAYRNQSNPRGALFLANYWKFSNPEKKPRLGSDLDSKHILELFSQMGYSDIKVILDATRKQTLAALQQFNREKIHSNVDSLVVVFMSHGVGDMMHASDEEFIRDEEVIEFFDSINCPALIGKPKLFIFQHCRGPGEHIAITKATTDSKCKGETSVQVKYIRRKISDVYICYSTIPGFVSYRYDHHGSPYINTICRVFMEEAHRTELDGLMKQVERALPEAQGAEIRKLMFKWDFYFNPYSREERNSVRSRDALDNGETYRTTSSPRGHVLIINDLEGCEEDIEKLQEIFRTLGFNVLPPCRNLMKEEMKKILCDFSKRHHHDSAVVIFYGAGNGDYLVSSDQIATSFGEFTRMFNDINCPNLAGKPKLFILNTCFTEDVRPEELHNSEMEVTELSYQQGIDEQTGLSIDGNTELDMAQSTLYIPGERDMYLLIVEVDGQCNEDHC; encoded by the coding sequence ATGGCGTCTGGAGTCACTCTGGCCGACTCCTCTTTATTACCAGTGCCAGAGCCGCTTACCATTAATGTCACTCCTTGCACTGACTTCCAAGGCCCACCAAAGGCCTACAGAAACCAGTCGAATCCTCGAGGTGCTCTTTTCCTTGCGAATTATTGGAAGTTCTCTAATCCGGAAAAGAAACCGAGGCTGGGTTCGGACTTGGATTCGAAGCACATACTCGAACTCTTTAGTCAGATGGGTTACAGTGACATTAAAGTGATTCTGGATGCCACGAGAAAGCAAACATTGGCAGCACTTCAGCAGTTTAATAGGGAGAAAATACACAGCAATGTCGACTCTCTGGTAGTGGTATTCATGAGCCATGGGGTGGGTGACATGATGCATGCTTCAGATGAAGAGTTCATTCGAGATGAGGAAGTCATCGAGTTCTTCGACAGTATCAACTGCCCCGCACTTATAGGGAAACCTAAACTTTTCATCTTTCAGCACTGTCGTGGGCCAGGAGAACACATCGCGATTACCAAAGCAACGACTGATTCCAAATGTAAGGGTGAAACTTCTGTTCAAGTGAAATACATTCGGAGGAAAATATCTGATGTTTATATTTGCTATTCAACTATACCGGGCTTTGTGTCCTATAGGTATGACCATCATGGGTCCCCTTATATCAACACAATCTGTAGAGTTTTCATGGAGGAAGCTCACCGCACAGAATTGGATGGTCTTATGAAACAAGTAGAAAGAGCACTCCCAGAGGCACAAGGCGCAGAAATACGAAAATTGATGTTCAAGTGGGATTTTTATTTCAATCCGTATtccagagaagagagaaattcaGTAAGAAGTAGAGACGCCTTGGATAACGGGGAGACCTACAGGACCACAAGCTCACCAAGGGGCCATGTCCTCATTATTAACGATCTTGAAGGTTGTGAGGAAGATATCGAGAAATTACAAGAAATTTTCAGAACACTTGGATTCAACGTTCTCCCGCCCTGCAGAAATCTCatgaaggaagagatgaagaaaatactTTGCGACTTTTCCAAAAGACATCACCATGATTCGGCAGTTGTCATATTCTATGGGGCAGGGAACGGGGACTACCTAGTGTCAAGTGACCAGATAGCAACAAGTTTTGGGGAGTTCACAAGAATGTTTAATGATATCAACTGTCCAAACCTAGCTGGAAAGCCAAAACTGTTCATTCTGAATACGTGCTTCACTGAAGATGTCAGGCCAGAGGAGTTACATAACAGTGAAATGGAGGTTACAGAGTTGAGTTACCAGCAAGGTATAGATGAGCAAACTGGGCTGAGTATAGATGGAAACACCGAGTTAGACATGGCACAAAGCACACTGTATATTCCTGGTGAGCGTGATATGTATCTGTTAATTGTAGAAGTTGATGGACAATGTAATGAAGATCATTGTTAA